In the Girardinichthys multiradiatus isolate DD_20200921_A chromosome 4, DD_fGirMul_XY1, whole genome shotgun sequence genome, one interval contains:
- the LOC124866543 gene encoding E3 SUMO-protein ligase ZBED1-like has protein sequence MRRSKQSPVWDYFSLVNNDNDAKCILCGSVLKYKHSRSSLNYHLNSAHSAMLHGGGASTTQRQITDALQRQVCNDRKAEDITQRICNMMEKDLMPISMVDGKGLRNLMHLMEPSFNISSRATITTRLEARYKKKAADLKVQIRAQSVALTTDCWTALTTESHITVTVHFIDTDWKVNSAVLLTNSMLERHKADNLANRLNQAVESWGLRGHIVACIHDNTRNIVSANNPTRVGWSSVPCFAHILHLAVNYRFTATGVSRIIVAASRLVKHFNHSAPATKALEAKQKQLQLPGHCVIQSCKTRWNSVCDIFQRLLEQRWAMSAVLPDRSVTKLSDARMLECRDEYWQLMEDVTPVLEALKCATTIMSIESEASASNIFPITFSLINTHLKVLDRDSSKAAEFKSKVKSSLGERLKIESVEIITPPMLATMLDPWYKNLAFLSPPWTISANSNLLELDLAEHVSSKSEDITTPQ, from the exons ATGAGACGGTCCAAACAGAGTCCAGTGTGGGATTATTTTTCTCTGGTTAATAATGACAACGAtgcaaaatgcattttgtgCGGTTCGGTTTTGAAATATAAACACTCGAGAAGCTCCCTAAATTACCACCTTAATAGCGCTCATTCAGCCATGCTACATGGCGGAGGGGCTTCAACTACTCAACGACAAATTACAGATGCGCTTCAAAGGCAAGTATGCAACGACAGAAAAGCGGAGGACATTACGCAAAGAATCTGTAACATGATGGAGAAAGACCTGATGCCAATAAGCATGGTTGATGGTAAGGGCCTTCGTAACTTAATGCACTTAATGGAGCCAAGCTTTAACATTTCTTCGAGAGCAACCATAACCACCCGTTTAGAGGCGCGCTACAAAAAGAAGGCAGCTGACTTGAAGGTACAGATAAGAGCACAAAGTGTTGCTCTCACCACCGACTGTTGGACTGCCCTGACAACAGAGAGCCACATCACAGTAACTGTTCACTTCATTGACACGGATTGGAAAGTAAATTCTGCTGTCCTCCTCACAAACAGTATGTTGGAGCGACATAAAGCTGACAATTTAGCAAACAGGTTAAATCAAGCAGTGGAGTCGTGGGGTCTCAGAGGTCACATTGTAGCCTGCATCCACGACAATACACGAAACATTGTCTCCGCAAACAACCCCACCAGAGTAGGTTGGAGTTCAGTTCCATGCTTTGCACATATTTTGCATTTGGCTGTCAATTATAGATTCACCGCTACTGGTGTAAGCCGGATCATTGTAGCTGCCAGCAGACTGGTAAAACATTTCAACCACAGCGCTCCCGCTACCAAAGCCCTGGAAGCGAAGCAAAAACAACTGCAGTTACCAGGTCATTGTGTAATTCAGTCCTGTAAAACCAGGTGGAACTCAGTTTGTGACATCTTTCAAAGACTTCTGGAACAGAGATGGGCCATGTCTGCTGTGCTACCGGACCGCTCTGTGACAAAACTTTCAGATGCAAGGATGCTGGAGTGTAGAGACGAGTACTGGCAACTGATGGAGGACGTGACACCTGTGCTGGAGGCACTCAAGTGTGCAACTACCATCATGTCTATTGAGAGTGAGGCGTCTGCATCCAACATATTCCCTATCACCTTCAGCCTCATCAACACTCATCTCAAGGTGTTGGACAGAGACAGCAGCAAAGCGGCAGAGTTCAAATCTAAAGTGAAGTCCTCACTTGGTGAAAGGTTGAAG ATTGAATCTGTCGAAATCATAACACCACCTATGCTGGCAACAATGCTAGACCCTTGGTACAAGAACCTGGCCTTCCTTTCCCCTCCATGGACGATTTCTGCTAATTCTAACCTGCTTGAACTGGATCTAGCAGAACATGTGAGCTCCAAGTCAGAAGATATTACAACCCCACAGTAG